One window of Vibrio atlanticus genomic DNA carries:
- a CDS encoding formylglycine-generating enzyme family protein, which yields MRQGFPTLLFALAPCLMTPAVFAEATSPAITSSVIDIESSLFEEHASLTAIEKKMADKQNQVDNQAEQMARQAKLLAQSEQKLATAKTSLEQDYTRMIDEPDFDISPAQNRFQDAWKSVKEHKLTISDSEQKLQSLVMELEAIKAEKSAVEMSIAHLNQDKLRARAERLRSEVTQTQEHTVSFTNRCSSDMTLAQCSDQTVALTLQKAVKQFQNSLVSNATESKIVKEHLASASLNIHVLQHSVKSSGFSEDNRYRAVITANLETRPDKNTPCRLLGIKSSNCFDQSDLQADDQQKEVAWVNLVVRSNQYNDKVSINGVNYGSTPVEVMLPTGQHMVTIEKEGYLSFHQELKIARDHNLRAVLQAKQNSLNVGTKFADPMGNGAQSPEMIVVGSGTYLLGENNAEQVTIKQPFALAATPTRVQDFKAFVKNTGYQTDAELMNTCDTFVNAEITTVSDNDWKAPGFKQVDNSPVVCVSQSDAKAYTRWLSKKTGFTYRLPTQQEWEAAARAGQDTSFWWGNKFRSGRANTGWSGTQWSNVSTSPVKSFLPTPTGFYDMVGNVWEWTATQKGIAKGGAWSFSPEEAKVFAELYVSPSTAANYLGFRVLREL from the coding sequence ATGCGCCAAGGTTTTCCTACTCTATTATTTGCACTTGCTCCATGCTTAATGACGCCTGCTGTTTTCGCTGAAGCGACATCTCCAGCAATCACGTCATCAGTCATCGACATTGAAAGCTCTCTTTTCGAAGAACATGCCAGTTTAACGGCTATCGAGAAGAAGATGGCGGACAAACAAAATCAAGTCGACAACCAAGCAGAGCAAATGGCACGTCAAGCCAAGTTATTAGCTCAATCAGAGCAAAAACTCGCAACGGCGAAAACTAGCCTAGAGCAAGATTACACTCGCATGATTGATGAGCCAGATTTCGATATCTCACCAGCTCAAAATCGCTTTCAAGATGCCTGGAAATCGGTAAAAGAGCACAAGCTTACGATTTCGGATTCAGAGCAAAAGCTTCAAAGCTTAGTGATGGAACTAGAGGCCATCAAAGCCGAAAAATCGGCTGTAGAAATGTCTATCGCCCATTTGAATCAAGACAAACTAAGAGCAAGAGCTGAGAGATTAAGAAGCGAGGTCACTCAAACACAAGAACATACCGTTAGCTTTACCAACCGCTGTAGCAGCGACATGACGTTAGCTCAATGTTCAGACCAAACGGTGGCTTTGACACTTCAAAAAGCAGTAAAACAATTTCAAAATAGCCTTGTATCCAACGCGACAGAATCAAAAATAGTAAAAGAACACCTAGCGTCTGCATCTTTGAATATTCACGTTCTACAACACAGCGTGAAATCATCTGGCTTCTCCGAAGATAACCGTTACCGAGCCGTGATTACCGCGAATTTAGAAACTCGTCCAGATAAGAACACCCCTTGCCGCCTACTTGGTATCAAATCCTCGAACTGTTTCGATCAGAGCGATCTACAAGCCGATGATCAACAAAAAGAAGTTGCTTGGGTTAACTTGGTGGTTCGTTCAAATCAATATAATGACAAGGTTTCTATCAATGGTGTGAACTATGGCAGCACACCGGTTGAAGTGATGTTACCTACAGGGCAACACATGGTTACGATTGAGAAAGAAGGTTATCTTTCTTTCCACCAAGAGCTGAAAATAGCCCGAGATCACAACCTAAGAGCAGTATTACAAGCGAAGCAGAACTCACTGAATGTGGGGACTAAGTTTGCTGACCCAATGGGCAATGGTGCTCAAAGTCCAGAAATGATTGTGGTTGGATCTGGGACTTACCTACTCGGTGAAAATAACGCTGAGCAAGTCACGATCAAACAGCCATTTGCATTAGCGGCAACCCCAACTCGTGTTCAAGACTTTAAAGCATTTGTGAAAAATACGGGGTACCAGACAGACGCAGAGCTGATGAACACTTGTGATACCTTCGTGAATGCAGAAATCACGACTGTGTCAGACAATGACTGGAAAGCTCCTGGTTTCAAGCAAGTCGATAACTCACCCGTTGTATGCGTCAGCCAAAGCGATGCGAAAGCGTACACACGTTGGTTATCTAAAAAAACAGGCTTTACTTACCGCCTACCAACACAACAAGAGTGGGAAGCGGCGGCAAGAGCGGGTCAAGATACCAGCTTCTGGTGGGGCAACAAATTCCGTTCAGGTAGAGCTAATACTGGTTGGTCTGGTACACAGTGGTCAAACGTCAGTACTTCTCCTGTAAAATCATTCTTGCCAACGCCAACGGGTTTCTACGACATGGTAGGTAACGTTTGGGAATGGACTGCAACCCAAAAAGGCATCGCTAAGGGGGGCGCGTGGAGCTTCTCTCCTGAAGAGGCAAAAGTGTTTGCTGAACTGTACGTTTCGCCTTCTACTGCCGCTAACTACTTAGGATTCCGAGTATTACGAGAGCTATAA
- a CDS encoding helix-turn-helix transcriptional regulator encodes MSLQLYKKLISLQYSLLRDKALPDPLNSIHRSLFEQLPGCWGCKDTDSVFVYANLAYNQLIGLKPNETCTGLTDFDMPSQTTECAQDFRAQDKHVMDTRSTLKILDIHPYPDGRWHAHIFTKTPWLDGNGEVQGTIFYGQELTDTAILEVGHWVCQATCKKDNQVSIAGSKPRISKLKKRLTSRESEVLFLLLFGKKPQYIASTLNISIKTVEGHVARLKQKFDARSKSQLIEYALDSGLGSMIPETLLKKQISVVLHSD; translated from the coding sequence TTGTCATTGCAGCTCTATAAGAAACTGATATCATTGCAATACTCCCTCTTACGAGATAAAGCCTTGCCGGATCCCCTCAACTCCATACATCGTTCTTTATTTGAACAACTTCCAGGTTGCTGGGGTTGCAAAGATACTGACTCTGTCTTCGTGTATGCTAACCTTGCTTACAACCAATTAATTGGCTTAAAACCCAACGAAACTTGTACGGGCTTAACCGATTTCGATATGCCTAGTCAAACAACCGAATGCGCGCAGGATTTCAGGGCTCAAGACAAACATGTAATGGATACACGCAGTACTCTTAAAATCCTCGATATTCACCCTTATCCAGACGGACGCTGGCACGCCCATATTTTTACTAAAACCCCTTGGCTTGATGGGAATGGCGAAGTTCAAGGCACCATTTTTTATGGTCAAGAACTCACCGACACAGCCATCTTAGAGGTAGGCCATTGGGTGTGTCAGGCGACTTGCAAAAAAGACAATCAAGTGTCCATTGCAGGATCAAAGCCACGCATATCAAAGCTCAAAAAGCGACTGACTTCGCGAGAATCAGAAGTGCTGTTCTTGCTGCTATTCGGCAAGAAACCACAGTACATCGCGTCTACGTTGAACATTTCAATCAAAACGGTCGAAGGGCATGTCGCCAGGTTGAAGCAGAAATTTGATGCGCGCAGTAAAAGCCAGTTGATTGAGTATGCGTTGGACTCGGGGCTAGGCTCCATGATCCCAGAAACCCTGCTTAAAAAGCAGATCTCCGTTGTTCTGCACAGTGACTAG
- a CDS encoding sigma-54-dependent transcriptional regulator, whose product MPKLYFVDDEPAIRDSVEQAMLIEGIDIASFPNAIEALKRIDVTQAGIVITDIHMPVMDGIQLTQKLLNQNPHFQIIVLTGHGDVQTAVSAMKAGAYDFLEKPFVVDALLTAVKKASDKLALVEENNLLRKELAVQNQVGPKLIGQSPSMQALRRELISLDTKTNPLLLFVGDLGTGKRVTAQYTHDLHSHQAAELCPVAAFNLPRSDEATFHQFVLQLFLKHQGGTLYIHETEALTQDQWQWLANLKPTLLRENSCKTSATCIILATTILPTTMVSEFRRFDLLPLAQRTEDIGSLFKHFARGAASRYQLPPPVITEKEVQRLIATHWSENIRQLRQHAELRVLTKPKLASLESEPNHNQEQSDKDHIDLKTEEQQLSLSQRTDSFEQIILIEALHRHQGRLKEVQQELQVSRKTLYDKLRKHQLDKTDFKKQ is encoded by the coding sequence CTGCCTAAACTCTATTTTGTCGATGATGAACCCGCCATTCGAGACTCCGTAGAACAAGCCATGCTCATTGAAGGCATCGATATTGCCAGCTTCCCCAATGCCATTGAGGCGCTAAAGAGAATAGATGTGACGCAAGCTGGGATTGTCATTACCGATATTCACATGCCGGTGATGGATGGCATTCAATTGACGCAAAAACTGCTGAATCAAAACCCTCATTTTCAGATCATCGTACTAACAGGCCATGGGGACGTGCAAACAGCCGTCTCCGCAATGAAAGCTGGCGCTTATGATTTTTTAGAAAAACCGTTTGTGGTCGATGCCCTGCTGACCGCAGTAAAAAAAGCATCGGATAAGCTGGCACTGGTTGAAGAGAATAATCTATTACGTAAAGAGTTGGCGGTACAGAATCAGGTAGGTCCAAAGTTGATTGGTCAATCGCCATCAATGCAGGCATTACGCCGAGAACTGATCTCTCTAGATACCAAAACTAACCCACTTCTACTGTTCGTCGGTGATTTAGGAACGGGCAAAAGGGTTACGGCGCAGTACACGCACGATCTTCACAGCCATCAAGCTGCAGAGCTTTGCCCTGTTGCTGCGTTTAATTTGCCACGCAGTGACGAAGCGACATTCCATCAGTTTGTTTTGCAACTGTTCTTGAAACATCAGGGGGGGACACTTTATATCCATGAAACAGAAGCATTAACTCAAGACCAATGGCAGTGGCTAGCGAACCTAAAACCCACTCTACTTCGTGAAAACTCATGCAAGACCAGTGCAACTTGTATCATTTTAGCAACCACAATACTTCCTACTACAATGGTAAGTGAGTTCCGTCGATTTGATTTGCTACCGCTAGCGCAACGAACAGAAGATATTGGTTCTTTGTTTAAACATTTCGCTCGTGGTGCGGCAAGTCGATATCAGTTACCCCCTCCGGTGATTACAGAAAAAGAGGTTCAACGATTGATCGCCACTCACTGGAGTGAAAATATTCGACAGCTTCGCCAACATGCAGAGCTCAGAGTGTTGACTAAACCCAAGCTGGCATCGCTTGAATCAGAGCCTAATCATAATCAAGAGCAAAGCGATAAAGACCACATCGATCTAAAGACTGAAGAGCAACAACTGTCATTAAGCCAACGAACCGATAGCTTTGAGCAAATCATCTTGATAGAGGCACTACATCGTCATCAAGGGCGCTTAAAAGAGGTACAGCAAGAGCTGCAAGTATCGCGAAAAACGCTTTATGACAAGCTGAGAAAGCACCAACTTGATAAAACAGATTTCAAAAAACAATAA
- a CDS encoding sensor histidine kinase — MTPFVLFSLLLGAIGLSTTHFLAVQFQEKVVTQKLNEAANKANLQIDSELDKFKQIPDLLSHDPRLLSYFDSSPQTDKISAAQLNQLLFEWSNQSQADTIYIHDPSGTVVASSNYQKLGTFVGENFSFRPYFASAIEGNSTHYVALGARSNVRGYFLSSPLYIENDIVGVITVKVSLENLENILTSDDFEIVVLDSNQVVFLSSQTQWLYHSLLPLSQKQQTDIALQRQYGQSEISIIEAFRSSNYQPQVNDASQPNNIQPNRVQKELTANRLFKLGPFNLYPAAFSNNQYQVVALKKAEAELIKVLQIDVIFVVIYSLVMLIAWSWRQTYVAKVALTRLNQNLEQTVDKRTHYLKKSNQQLQQTIFQYQASQLKLKQTEQELAQTAKLAVLGELSASINHEINQPLAALRTYSENSLKLLEMERTDLVKSNLEKMIGLNNTITDIIARLKVFTRKVTKQEHHVANLHQAVNNATSILSALMIKQGITLRLSTVPNHINIAIHPTELEQVLVNLIHNATQALQQQVIEQKILQEQQNLESIDQQASPQIGIEWQLHHDSCQLIIWDNGIGMPDNKLEQLFDPFFTTKPEGLGLGLSISKRIIEAYHGTISANRLEPSGMVFSLSIPLYNDKG, encoded by the coding sequence ATGACTCCCTTCGTTTTATTCTCATTGTTATTGGGGGCTATTGGGCTGAGCACAACTCATTTTTTGGCAGTACAATTTCAAGAAAAAGTGGTCACTCAAAAGCTCAACGAAGCGGCCAATAAAGCGAACCTACAAATCGACTCTGAACTGGATAAATTCAAACAGATCCCTGATTTGCTCAGCCATGACCCGCGTCTGCTCTCTTATTTTGACTCATCACCACAAACAGACAAGATTTCCGCTGCGCAGCTCAATCAATTGCTATTTGAATGGTCTAATCAAAGCCAAGCTGACACCATCTATATTCATGACCCGAGCGGTACTGTGGTCGCTTCCAGTAATTACCAGAAGCTCGGTACTTTCGTGGGTGAGAACTTCTCGTTTCGTCCTTATTTTGCGTCCGCGATTGAAGGTAACAGCACACACTATGTCGCACTGGGGGCTCGCTCCAACGTACGCGGTTACTTTTTGTCTTCGCCCCTGTATATAGAGAATGACATTGTTGGGGTTATCACCGTTAAAGTGAGTCTAGAGAACCTTGAAAACATCCTAACCAGCGATGATTTTGAGATTGTGGTACTCGACTCTAACCAAGTGGTTTTTCTCTCCAGCCAAACTCAGTGGCTTTATCACTCGTTGTTGCCATTAAGCCAGAAGCAACAAACCGATATCGCCCTGCAGCGCCAATACGGTCAAAGCGAAATTTCGATCATAGAAGCTTTTCGCTCTTCCAACTATCAACCACAAGTTAACGACGCTAGTCAGCCCAACAACATTCAACCAAATCGAGTACAAAAAGAACTTACGGCAAACCGATTGTTTAAACTTGGGCCGTTCAATCTTTACCCCGCAGCCTTCAGTAACAATCAGTACCAAGTTGTCGCATTAAAAAAGGCCGAAGCTGAGCTTATTAAAGTGCTGCAGATCGATGTCATCTTCGTGGTGATTTACAGCTTGGTGATGCTCATCGCGTGGTCGTGGCGACAGACTTACGTCGCGAAAGTGGCGCTAACCCGGCTCAACCAAAACCTAGAACAAACCGTTGATAAACGTACTCACTATTTGAAGAAATCCAATCAACAACTTCAGCAAACCATTTTTCAATACCAAGCATCGCAGTTAAAGCTGAAGCAGACAGAACAAGAGCTGGCCCAAACAGCAAAATTAGCGGTACTCGGAGAGCTGTCAGCCAGCATTAACCACGAAATCAACCAACCGCTTGCAGCGCTTCGAACTTATAGCGAGAACAGCTTAAAGCTGCTAGAAATGGAACGGACAGATTTAGTGAAGAGCAATCTTGAGAAAATGATTGGCCTCAACAACACCATTACCGACATCATAGCGCGACTCAAAGTCTTTACTCGCAAGGTCACTAAACAAGAACATCATGTCGCGAACCTGCACCAAGCGGTCAACAACGCCACCAGTATTCTCAGTGCGCTGATGATCAAGCAAGGCATTACACTAAGACTAAGCACGGTGCCAAATCACATTAATATTGCCATTCATCCAACCGAACTCGAGCAAGTACTGGTGAATCTAATTCACAACGCGACTCAAGCGCTTCAACAGCAAGTTATTGAACAGAAAATCTTGCAGGAGCAACAAAACCTGGAAAGCATTGATCAACAGGCTAGCCCACAGATAGGCATCGAATGGCAACTGCATCATGACTCTTGTCAGCTGATCATTTGGGATAACGGAATTGGCATGCCGGATAACAAACTAGAACAGCTATTCGACCCGTTTTTTACCACCAAACCGGAAGGTTTAGGGCTAGGGCTTTCAATATCGAAACGGATTATTGAAGCGTATCACGGCACAATCAGCGCCAACCGGTTAGAGCCTTCAGGCATGGTATTCTCGCTAAGCATCCCGTTATATAACGATAAGGGCTAA
- a CDS encoding PEGA domain-containing protein gives MTNFRISALLLALSPLWVSASLSAEELNQVDPVSAIDAKLTEKNSDIERISATKVSATETLKQLQNQNSKLLREGEELKAKRNRAKSVLDKQYSRLLDDPETDLVSFQKGYQDAWAAVKENQSSQLDNQQAMNENEIYLSQIKQKQARLNNELANLKESKVEARVKRIATELRESAVLETSYTTTCSSTMTLGECIAQGKHLTKQKAVQNFKSKLLEQLTESTLAKQNLQGVQLNIHVQDSQAIKSGFSGNNSYFVQMQAQLQAKPEAIAACNLLNVSTRYCLTDSDVKVTKKSDKQWANVMVRSDQYNDSVTINGIKYGSTPLEVSLPSGRHQVTISKEGYESYNRTVTINGSDTIWVKLLPSKENEI, from the coding sequence ATGACTAACTTTCGAATTTCAGCGCTTTTACTTGCGCTATCCCCACTTTGGGTATCTGCATCGTTATCAGCTGAAGAACTGAATCAAGTCGATCCCGTTTCAGCTATCGATGCAAAGCTAACAGAGAAAAACTCAGATATTGAGCGTATTTCAGCGACCAAAGTATCGGCAACTGAGACCTTAAAACAACTTCAAAACCAGAACAGTAAGTTGTTACGTGAAGGTGAAGAGTTAAAGGCAAAACGTAACCGAGCTAAATCTGTACTCGACAAACAATACAGTCGCTTACTTGACGATCCAGAAACGGACCTGGTTTCTTTTCAGAAAGGATACCAAGATGCTTGGGCTGCGGTTAAAGAGAATCAATCGTCTCAGCTAGATAATCAGCAAGCGATGAATGAGAACGAAATTTACCTTTCTCAAATTAAGCAAAAGCAAGCTCGTTTGAATAATGAGCTGGCTAACTTGAAAGAATCAAAAGTTGAAGCTCGCGTTAAACGTATTGCAACAGAACTTCGTGAAAGTGCCGTTCTTGAAACGAGCTACACCACCACATGTTCATCAACAATGACACTGGGTGAGTGTATTGCTCAAGGTAAACACCTGACGAAGCAGAAAGCAGTACAAAACTTCAAGAGCAAATTACTTGAACAGCTCACAGAAAGCACGCTAGCGAAGCAAAACTTACAAGGTGTTCAATTGAACATTCATGTTCAAGACAGCCAAGCAATCAAGAGCGGTTTCTCTGGAAACAACTCTTACTTTGTGCAGATGCAAGCTCAACTTCAAGCAAAACCGGAAGCGATTGCAGCATGTAACTTATTGAACGTTTCAACTCGCTACTGTTTAACGGACAGCGACGTTAAGGTTACAAAGAAGAGCGACAAGCAGTGGGCAAACGTGATGGTACGTTCTGATCAGTACAATGACTCAGTCACTATCAACGGCATTAAATACGGCAGCACACCCCTAGAGGTTTCGCTACCGAGCGGTCGTCACCAAGTAACCATTTCAAAAGAAGGTTACGAGTCATACAACCGCACAGTGACTATTAACGGCAGCGATACTATTTGGGTGAAACTCCTTCCTAGTAAAGAAAATGAAATCTAA
- a CDS encoding helix-turn-helix domain-containing protein, whose amino-acid sequence MPKPLPFPNLDLSPLGLTGPRPAEIITLPSHMDCHDHHYSQVVIGLKGQAEFEVSGKGNLVGPGQGCVVTASSDHAFGGVVGQSDILVLNMPVPTDDDPLMLEKINQLESSNVYFQLDAQIQKLIHMLVQEMQASPNDLLLSRACNDTVIALMQRHISAFETSIKDSRFDLEALDRYIEQHLANKISVAQLAGSVFLGESQFHMLFKDQMGITPHQYVLGKRIDRSRRLIEQGNLSLGQVAELAGFSGQSSFTHTFSRLQGMSPSQYKKQISVK is encoded by the coding sequence ATGCCAAAACCTTTACCCTTTCCAAACCTAGACTTGTCTCCGCTAGGGCTTACAGGCCCCCGACCAGCGGAAATCATAACTTTGCCTTCGCATATGGACTGTCACGATCATCATTATTCGCAGGTGGTGATTGGTTTAAAAGGTCAGGCTGAATTTGAAGTGAGCGGTAAAGGTAATCTTGTCGGCCCAGGTCAAGGTTGTGTGGTAACGGCGAGCTCTGATCATGCTTTCGGTGGTGTGGTTGGCCAGTCGGATATTCTCGTACTCAATATGCCAGTGCCAACGGATGATGACCCTCTGATGCTAGAGAAGATCAATCAGTTAGAATCATCGAACGTCTACTTCCAATTAGACGCGCAAATTCAAAAGCTTATCCATATGTTGGTGCAAGAAATGCAGGCCAGTCCTAATGATCTTCTACTAAGCCGAGCCTGTAATGACACGGTGATCGCGCTGATGCAAAGACACATCTCGGCATTTGAAACCTCAATCAAAGATTCACGCTTTGATCTTGAAGCGTTGGATCGCTACATAGAACAGCATTTAGCAAATAAGATCTCCGTCGCGCAGCTTGCGGGTAGTGTGTTCTTGGGTGAAAGCCAGTTCCACATGCTATTCAAAGATCAAATGGGTATTACTCCGCATCAGTACGTGTTAGGTAAGCGTATCGACCGATCTCGTCGTTTAATCGAACAAGGTAACCTCAGCCTTGGTCAGGTCGCTGAACTGGCTGGTTTCTCCGGTCAATCTTCCTTTACTCACACCTTTTCACGCCTTCAAGGCATGTCACCATCTCAATACAAAAAGCAAATTTCTGTTAAATAG
- a CDS encoding HlyD family type I secretion periplasmic adaptor subunit has product MSQKNFSKLNETELEYVDDKTAALLLNTPTSARIMLWVIVLFFVAAIGWSAWAEIDKVTVGQGKVIPSSQIQVVQNLEGGLVKEILVKEGQRVQKGQQLLLIDDTRFRSDFREREQQVANLTANVLMLSASLTSVVINEEFSVKEWKKSVLLDYGKLAFPPLFYDLHPKLVNRQKAEYRQDLNNLKNQLSVFDQQVGQKQQDLVEIKARVQNLRQSYNFARQELDITKPLADEGVVPKIELLKLQRQVNDTRREMTSSELKIPLLRSAIKEAMLSRIDAALNFRSEQQEKLNQAQDKLSAMTESAVGLEDRVNRTVVVSPVTGTVKTLGINTVGGVIQPGMDIVEIVPTEDSLLVEAKIAPQDIAFLRPELSAVVKFSAYDFTKYGGLVGVLEHISADTTQDEEGNSFYIVRVRTEKYSFGANEELPIIPGMTASVDIITGKRTVLEYMLKPIFSAQNNALKE; this is encoded by the coding sequence ATGAGTCAGAAAAATTTCAGCAAATTGAACGAGACCGAACTTGAGTATGTCGATGACAAAACAGCGGCACTGCTCCTCAATACGCCCACCAGTGCGCGTATTATGTTGTGGGTTATCGTTCTGTTTTTTGTCGCTGCTATTGGTTGGTCTGCTTGGGCTGAAATCGACAAAGTGACTGTTGGCCAAGGCAAGGTGATCCCTTCCTCTCAGATTCAGGTGGTGCAAAACCTTGAAGGTGGTTTGGTTAAAGAAATTTTAGTCAAAGAAGGGCAACGAGTTCAAAAAGGGCAACAATTACTATTAATAGATGACACTCGATTCCGCTCTGACTTTCGTGAGCGTGAGCAACAAGTTGCGAACTTAACGGCTAATGTACTGATGCTGTCCGCCTCACTGACCAGTGTTGTTATCAATGAAGAATTCTCAGTAAAGGAGTGGAAAAAAAGTGTCTTACTCGATTATGGTAAACTCGCCTTCCCACCACTATTCTACGACCTTCACCCCAAATTGGTTAATCGCCAAAAAGCAGAATATCGTCAAGATCTGAATAACCTGAAGAACCAACTTTCCGTTTTTGATCAACAGGTTGGACAGAAACAACAAGACCTAGTTGAAATAAAAGCGCGTGTTCAGAATTTAAGACAGAGTTACAACTTTGCCCGCCAAGAATTAGATATTACCAAGCCTCTTGCTGATGAAGGGGTGGTGCCAAAAATTGAACTGCTCAAGCTGCAAAGGCAAGTTAACGACACTCGCCGAGAAATGACCTCTAGCGAACTCAAAATCCCTCTTCTACGTTCAGCAATCAAAGAAGCGATGCTCAGTCGTATCGATGCTGCATTGAACTTCCGATCAGAACAACAAGAGAAGCTAAACCAAGCACAAGATAAGCTCTCTGCAATGACGGAATCAGCGGTTGGCCTTGAAGACAGAGTTAATCGAACTGTAGTAGTTTCTCCAGTAACAGGAACCGTCAAAACGCTTGGTATTAATACCGTAGGCGGTGTTATCCAGCCGGGTATGGACATTGTTGAAATTGTACCAACTGAAGACTCCCTATTAGTTGAGGCGAAAATTGCTCCACAAGATATCGCATTCTTACGTCCAGAATTGAGCGCTGTGGTTAAATTCAGTGCCTATGACTTTACTAAATACGGTGGTTTAGTGGGTGTGTTAGAGCACATCAGTGCCGATACCACTCAAGATGAAGAAGGCAATAGTTTTTACATCGTGCGTGTTCGTACCGAGAAGTACAGCTTTGGGGCTAATGAAGAGCTGCCTATCATTCCAGGTATGACCGCTTCTGTCGATATCATCACCGGCAAAAGAACCGTGCTTGAATATATGTTGAAGCCAATTTTTAGTGCTCAAAACAACGCACTAAAAGAGTAA
- the pdxH gene encoding pyridoxamine 5'-phosphate oxidase has protein sequence MELTDIRREYAKGGLRRKDLAVDPIEQFNLWLEQAIEAKLTDPTAMTVATVDENGQPFQRIVLLKNVDKDGFVFYTNLGSRKAHQLEHNSKISLHFPWHPLERQVHITGTAEKLTAMENMKYFSSRPKESQLAAIASKQSSRISARGILEGKYLELKQKFAKGEIPVPSFWGGFRVRVDSIEFWQGGEHRLHDRFLFSRQDSRWDIDRLAP, from the coding sequence ATGGAACTGACCGATATTCGTCGCGAATACGCTAAGGGTGGATTGAGACGTAAAGACTTAGCCGTAGACCCGATTGAGCAATTCAATCTATGGCTAGAGCAAGCTATTGAAGCTAAGTTGACGGACCCTACTGCCATGACAGTTGCTACGGTTGATGAAAATGGTCAGCCATTCCAGCGAATTGTTCTGCTAAAGAATGTTGATAAAGACGGCTTCGTTTTTTACACCAACTTAGGTAGCCGTAAAGCGCACCAGCTAGAGCACAATAGCAAAATCAGTTTGCATTTCCCTTGGCACCCTCTTGAGCGACAAGTTCATATTACGGGCACGGCTGAAAAACTGACAGCAATGGAAAATATGAAGTACTTCTCGTCACGACCAAAAGAGAGCCAATTGGCCGCAATTGCAAGTAAGCAAAGTAGCCGTATCTCTGCTCGTGGGATTTTAGAAGGCAAATATCTAGAGCTTAAACAGAAGTTCGCGAAAGGAGAGATTCCTGTGCCTTCTTTCTGGGGTGGCTTCCGTGTGCGTGTGGATAGCATTGAGTTTTGGCAAGGTGGAGAGCACCGCTTGCATGATCGCTTCTTGTTCTCACGCCAAGATAGCCGTTGGGATATCGACCGCCTAGCGCCTTAA